One window of Channa argus isolate prfri chromosome 4, Channa argus male v1.0, whole genome shotgun sequence genomic DNA carries:
- the LOC137126314 gene encoding uncharacterized protein isoform X2, translating to MDLLWLILLVFLVCAEAQNVTEVKVELGQNVTLNCSGDNSDMYWYMEIHSQFKGGISRTFDEDPVTTKYFVSTFRPKYSAFGKSLLISNITADDCRLYFCGRKINGSIQFMDTFSLVSGLLCSLIWLKKKKNCSRQVTHPSPNNTGTLDSQQYAEIQFPLIRAPPPAASSECIYSKVKLPHSTHPGR from the exons ATGGATCTGCTTTGGTTGATCCTGCTGGTGTTTCTGGTCTGTGCAGAGGCCCAGAACGTGACAGAGGTCAAAGTGGAGCTGGGTCAGAACGTCACTCTGAACTGTTCAGGGGATAATTCAGACATGTATTGGTACATGGAGATCCACAGTCAGTTTAAAGGAGGCATCAGCCGCACTTTCGATGAAGATCCTGTTACTACAAAGTACTTTGTTTCTACTTTTAGACCCAAATATTCAGCCTTTGGAAAAAGCCTCTTGATCAGCAACATCACAGCAGACGACTGCAGACTGTACTTCTGTGGCAGGAAGATAAATGGCAGCATTCAGTTCATGGATACGTTCAGTCTGGTCTCAG GTTTGCTTTGTTCACTGATTtggttgaagaagaagaagaactgtaGCCGTCAGGTGACTCATCCTTCACCTAATAACACAGGAACTCTGGATTCACAGCAG TATGCAGAGATCCAGTTCCCCCTCATCAGAGCCCCCCCACCTGCTGCTTCTTCAGAGTGTATTTACTCCAAAGTTAAGCTTCCTCACTCAACTCATCCTGGACGCTGA
- the LOC137126314 gene encoding uncharacterized protein isoform X1, whose protein sequence is MDLLWLILLVFLVCAEAQNVTEVKVELGQNVTLNCSGDNSDMYWYMEIHSQFKGGISRTFDEDPVTTKYFVSTFRPKYSAFGKSLLISNITADDCRLYFCGRKINGSIQFMDTFSLVSDVPVGPPNNSSEENDNNQHLHLLIHQYKFTLYGSFVLNFLLVTGLLCSLIWLKKKKNCSRQVTHPSPNNTGTLDSQQYAEIQFPLIRAPPPAASSECIYSKVKLPHSTHPGR, encoded by the exons ATGGATCTGCTTTGGTTGATCCTGCTGGTGTTTCTGGTCTGTGCAGAGGCCCAGAACGTGACAGAGGTCAAAGTGGAGCTGGGTCAGAACGTCACTCTGAACTGTTCAGGGGATAATTCAGACATGTATTGGTACATGGAGATCCACAGTCAGTTTAAAGGAGGCATCAGCCGCACTTTCGATGAAGATCCTGTTACTACAAAGTACTTTGTTTCTACTTTTAGACCCAAATATTCAGCCTTTGGAAAAAGCCTCTTGATCAGCAACATCACAGCAGACGACTGCAGACTGTACTTCTGTGGCAGGAAGATAAATGGCAGCATTCAGTTCATGGATACGTTCAGTCTGGTCTCAG ATGTTCCCGTTGGTCCACCCAACAACAGCTCTGAGGAAAACGACAATAACCAGCATCTTCACTTACTTATACACCAGTACAAGTTCACCTTGTATGGATCCTTTGTTTTGAACTTTCTCTTAGTGACCG GTTTGCTTTGTTCACTGATTtggttgaagaagaagaagaactgtaGCCGTCAGGTGACTCATCCTTCACCTAATAACACAGGAACTCTGGATTCACAGCAG TATGCAGAGATCCAGTTCCCCCTCATCAGAGCCCCCCCACCTGCTGCTTCTTCAGAGTGTATTTACTCCAAAGTTAAGCTTCCTCACTCAACTCATCCTGGACGCTGA
- the LOC137126314 gene encoding uncharacterized protein isoform X3 yields MDLLWLILLVFLVCAEAQNVTEVKVELGQNVTLNCSGDNSDMYWYMEIHSQFKGGISRTFDEDPVTTKYFVSTFRPKYSAFGKSLLISNITADDCRLYFCGRKINGSIQFMDTFSLVSDVPVGPPNNSSEENDNNQHLHLLIHQYKFTLYGSFVLNFLLVTVCRDPVPPHQSPPTCCFFRVYLLQS; encoded by the exons ATGGATCTGCTTTGGTTGATCCTGCTGGTGTTTCTGGTCTGTGCAGAGGCCCAGAACGTGACAGAGGTCAAAGTGGAGCTGGGTCAGAACGTCACTCTGAACTGTTCAGGGGATAATTCAGACATGTATTGGTACATGGAGATCCACAGTCAGTTTAAAGGAGGCATCAGCCGCACTTTCGATGAAGATCCTGTTACTACAAAGTACTTTGTTTCTACTTTTAGACCCAAATATTCAGCCTTTGGAAAAAGCCTCTTGATCAGCAACATCACAGCAGACGACTGCAGACTGTACTTCTGTGGCAGGAAGATAAATGGCAGCATTCAGTTCATGGATACGTTCAGTCTGGTCTCAG ATGTTCCCGTTGGTCCACCCAACAACAGCTCTGAGGAAAACGACAATAACCAGCATCTTCACTTACTTATACACCAGTACAAGTTCACCTTGTATGGATCCTTTGTTTTGAACTTTCTCTTAGTGACCG TATGCAGAGATCCAGTTCCCCCTCATCAGAGCCCCCCCACCTGCTGCTTCTTCAGAGTGTATTTACTCCAAAGTTAA